The Streptomyces capitiformicae genome contains the following window.
GCGCCTGCGGAGTGCGTCCCGGCGACGGTGTCCTGGTGCCGGCGTACTCGTTCTTCGCCACAGCCTCGGCCGTCGTACTGGCAGGCGGGACACCGCAGTTCGTCGACATCGATCCGGAGACGTACGCGATGGACCCCGCGGCGCTGAAGGCGGCCGTCACCCCGCGGAGCAGGTTCGTGATGCCGGTGCATCTGTTCCACACGATGGCCGACATGGCGGCCGTCACCGCCGTGGCCCGGCAGCACGGCCTGACCGTCGTCGAGGACAGCGCCGAAGCGATCGGCATGCGCCGGCACGGAGTGCACGCGGGCCTCCACGGGGTCGGCGGCGTCCTGTCCTTCTTCCCCTCCAAGACGCTCGGCGCGCTCGGCGACGCGGGAGCCGTACTCACCGACGACCCGGAGGTGGCGGCCACCGTCGCGGCGCTGCGCCACCACGGCAGGACGGGCCGCACGCTGAACAACTTCCCGGCCATCTCCACCGAAAGCGCCCTGCCCGGCGCGAACAGCAAGATGGACGACATCCAGGCGGCCGTCCTGCTCGCCAAGCTGTCCCTCCTGGAGAAGCACATCGTGCGCCGGGCCGAACTGGCGGACGCGTACACCGCCCGTCTGCGGGACGCGCCGGGGATCGTCCGCCTGCCGCGGACCACCGCCGGAACACCGGACGACCGCGACGTGTACTACGTCTACCTGATCGAGACCGAGCAGCGGGACGCCCTCGTCGACCACCTCGCCCGGCACGGCATCGACACCGAGGTCTACTACCCGGTGCCCCTGCCCCACCAGCCCGCCCTCGCGCACCTGGGCCACCGGCAGGGCGAGTTCCCCCACGCCGAGGCAGCGGCCCGGCACGCCGTCGCCCTGCCCTTCCACCCCGATCTCGGACCCGACGACCTGGATCGCGTCTGCGACACCATCCGCTCCTTCCTCGCCGGAACGAGGACGACCGCATGACCGCATCGCTCCCTCCTGCCGTCCCGTTCTTCCCTCCCGCCCTCTTCGAAGCCGACCGCCCCGCACTGATCGGGCTGGTCCGCGAGGTGGGCCTCGACCCGGAGCAGCGGTTCATCCTGGGCAGGCGTACCGCCGCCTTCGAGGACCGGCTCCGCGAGGACCTGGAGGCCGCCGACGTGGTCGCCTGCTCCAGCGGCACCTCGGCGCTCTCGCTGGTGCTGAGGGCCATGGACGTCGGTCCCGGTGACGAGGTGATCGTGCCGGCGTTCGGCTGCGCGCCTCTGGCCGCCTCGGTGGTCGATGTCGGGGCCACACCGGTCTTCGCCGACATCCGGCCGGACACCATGACCATGGACCCGGACGAGGCGGAGCGGCTCGTCACCGAGCGGACCAAGGCGGTGATGCCGGCCCACATGTTCTCCGTCATGGCCGACATGCCGCGCTTCGCCGAACTGGCTCGGCGGCACGGACTGCGCCTGCTGGAGGACTCGGCGGTCGCCCAGGGCGGCGTGCTGCGGGGCGTCCCGGCCGGGCTGTGGGGCGAGGCGGGGCTCTACTCCTTCGTGCAGGTCAAGACCTGCGGCATGCCCGGCGAGGGCGGCGTGGTCGTCACCCGGGACCCGGCACTGGGCGAGAAAGTGCGGATGCTGCGCAACCACGGCCAGTACGCCGGTCGCCGGTTCGTCCACCACACCGTCGGGCTCAACAGCCGCTTCGACGAGATCCAGGCCGCCTTCCAGACGTACCGCTACTCCAGTTTCCCGGCGCGGCTGGCGCGGCGAGCGGAGATCGCCGCGTACTACACCGAGCGCTTCACGCCCCTGGCCGGCCGGGGTGTGGTCCCGCCGCCGCCCGACCGGGACGGCCGGTGCTTCTACGTGTACACGGTCCTGGCCGAGGACCGGGAGGCTCTCGGTGCCCACCTGGCCGAGTGGGGGGTGGCCACGCACGTCTACTATCCGTGCCCCCTGCCCGCCCACCGTGCCTTCGCTCCCTACGCACCGCCCGGTGCCCGCTGGCCGCGCGCCGAACAGGCCGCCCGCCGCCATCTCGCCCTGCCGGTGCATCACCTGCTGACCGACGCACAGGTCCAGCACGTCGCCGACCTCGTGTGCGCCTTCGCCACCGAGCGCAGCTGACGCGCGACCGCCCGCCCCGAACATCGTTGACCCGCGACCGCCCGCCTCGCCCATTCCGTTGTCCGGGCGAGCGGCACTCCCTTCGGACGCAGACACCCCCCAAGAGGTCACTCATGACGGACAGCATCGCGGCCGGCCGTCCGGCCGCCACCGTCCAAGGCCACAGCCGACTGCGCGCCTACGCGCGGCTCGGCAAGCTGGACGTGTACGACTACTACCTCGGCATCTTCCTCGCCCTGACCGCCGCGCTGTTCCCGGCTGGCGCCTTCACCGCCCGGCAGGCACTGGTGCTGGCGGTGTTCCTGGCCGGCGAAGTCGCAATCCTCATGGCGATGGTCGCCCTGGACGACGTCACCGGGTTCCGGGACGGCAGCGACCTCGCCAACTACGGCCCCGACAACCCGCTGCGCAGCAAGGCACGCAAGCCCCTGGTCGCCGGGGCACTGACGGTGCCCCAGGCGCTGCGCTTCGCCTGGGCCTGCGCGGCGGCCGGGGCGGTGCTCTGGGCGGGCGCCGCCGCGCTCGCGCCGCACCACCCGCTGTGGGCGCTGGTGACGGCGGGCGCGCTGTTCGCGGTGTCGCTGCAGTACTCGTACGGCCTGAAGATCAGTTACCACGGTTTCCAGGAGGTGTTCCTGGTCGCCCTCGGCGCCGTGCTGGTGATCGTTCCGTACGGCCTGGTGACGGGGGGCTTCTCCGGTTTCCTGATGGTGCAGGCGGTGCTGTTCGGGTTCGGGCCGCTGATGTTCGGCGTCTACTCCAACACCAACGACGTGGCCGGCGACCGGGCCGTGGGCCGTCCGACCGTGGCCGCCCTGGTCTCCGAGCGGGGCAACGCCGTCTTCATCGCAGCCCTGTCGGTTGCCGAGTTCCTTATCGGCGCGGTCGCCTCGGCCAGCGGGGTGGCCCCCTGGTGGTTCGTGCTGCTGATGCTGCCGGCGACCGCGCTGCGGGCCCGTCAGTACCTGACCGGGTTCGTCCGCGGCGACATCATGACCGCCCGCCGGACGGGCTTCGCCGTGCACCGGCTGAGCGTGGTGCTGATGACCGTGGCCAACGTCGTCGTCGGAACGGGAGCCGCCGCATGAAGCCCGATCTCGACGTCGCCGTCGTCGGCGCGGGCATCGCCGGCCTGACCGCCGCCCACGAACTGCGCCGCGCCGGGCTGGCCGTCCGGGTGTACGAGCAACTGCCGCACGTAGGCGGCCGGATGCGCAGCATCCGCCAGGAGGGCTGGACGGTGGACACGGGCGCCGAGCAGGTCCCGTCCCGCGGTTACCGCGCGACCTGGGAGCTGCTGCGCCGGCTGCGCGTCACTCCCGCGGACGTGCCCCGGGTCGGCGGCGCGGTGGCCGTCTGGCGTGGCGGACGCGCCCACCTGGGCGTCGGCGAGAGCACGGCCGTGGTCACCGGAGCGGGCCTGTCCGCCCGGGCGCGGCTCGACCTGGCCGCCTTCTCCGCCTGGACCGGCCGCCGCCGCGCCGGATTCGACGGCGACCGTCCCGAACACAGCCCGCTCGGCGCCGCCACCGTGCGGGAGGTGTCCGCCCGCTACCACCGCGATCTGCACGACTACCTCTTCCAGCCGGTCGCCGGCTGCTTCTTCGGCTGGGACACCGCCCGGTCCACGGCCGCCCCCATGGTCAGCCTGCTGCTGGAGGCCGGTTCGCCCGCCGCCTGGCGCACCTACCGCGACGGCATGGACTTCCTGGCCCGCCGGCTGGCCACCGGCGCAGAGGTCGTCACCGACCGCGCCGTACGCGAGGTCACCGACGCGGGCGGGCACGCCGTACTGCGGTTCGACGACGGGCAGGTCACCGCGCGGGCCGCCGTGCTCGCCGTACCGGCACCCGTCGCGGCGGCGCTCCGCCCGGACGCCCCCGCCGACGAGCTGCCGTTCCTCACCTCCTGCACCTTCACACCCATGATGAAGGTCAGCTGCCTGCTGGACCGCCCCCTCGCCCCCGCAGCCCGGCGCCCGGTGCACATTCTGCTCACCCCGGCCGCCGAGGAGGACGTGCTCTCCGGCGTCGTCGTCGAACACGCCAAGGACCCCGGCCGGGCCCCCGCCGGCCGGGGCCTGGTCACCCTCGTGGCCGGTCCGCACCGGGTCCCCGAGCTGCTGGACGCACTTCCCGACGAGGCCGCCGACCTCCTCGTCCGCGCGGCGGAACGCTATGTCCCGGGCATCGGCGACGCCTGCCGCCACCGTCTCGTGCACGCCTTCCGCCACGGCCTGCCGGAAGCCACACCCCAGGCCCTGCGCGAACGCGCCGGCTTCCTGTCCCGGCCGGCGCGCGCCGTGGAGTACGCCGGCGACTGGCTCATGCTGCGGCCCGCCTCCGAGGGAGCCGTCCGGGCGGGCGCGCTGGCCGCGTCCCGCGTCCTGAGCAGGCTCGGACGGAACACTCCGGCCGACCCCGACCGATCGGAGGAGATCCGTGCGACCGCATGACATGGGCACCCTGTTCGACGAGGCGGCGGCGGGCGGCGCCCGGACCGTGGTCCACCTGGACCGGCCCTTCGACATCGCCCCGCGGGCAGGCACCCGGTGGACCGTCACCGAACTCGCCGGCCTGGTCCGCGCCACCGCGGCCCGCCTCGCCGACGCCGGGGTCGGGCCCGGGGACCGCGTGGCGATCGTGAAGGACAACCACTGGGACTACGACCTGCTCGCCTGCGCCATGGTCCGCCTCGGCGCCGTACCCGCGCTGCTGTCCGCCCGGCTCGACACCGCGGACCTCGTCACCCTGCTGGAGCGGCTGCGGCCTGCCGCGCTGGTCACCACCTCCGAGGTGCTGGCCCGCTGCCGGGACACCGCCGCCGGCGAACCGGCCCGGATCCTCGTCACCGTCGACTCCGCGGCGCCCGACGCGGTCCACCTGGCCGCGCTGGACGCGTCCCGCCCCCGCGAACCGGTGCGGCGCCACGACGACGAACCCCTGGTCATCCATCACACGTCGGGGACGACCGGCGTGCCCAAGCTGGTGGTCCACTCCACGCGGACACTCGTGCACAAGCTGGCCCGCTTCGAAGCGGTGCGCTACCCGGGCATCGGCATCCGGCCGGACGACGTCCTGGCCAACGCCAGCGCGTACGGACACGGACGTACCTTCTGCTGGACGGCCGTCGTCGTGTCGCTCGCCCCCGCCGGGATCCTGATCCTCACCGGCGACGACCCGGAGACCGCCGACCCGCTCCTGCGGGCCCATCCGCCCACCGTCGTCGAGGCCCTGCCCGCCTCCTACATCCGGCTGCGGCAGCTCACCACCCGGCTGGACAACCCCTTCCGGCACGTCCGCCTTTACATCAGCACCTACGACGCGGTGCACCCGCCCGCCCTGCGCGCGTACCTGACCGCCAGCCGCCGCGCCCGCCCGCTGTGGATGCAGGGCTGGGGCCAGACCGAGACCGGGCCGCTGACCTTCCGCTTCCACACGCGGCGTTCCACGCTCGAATCGGACGCGGAGACCACGGCACGTCGGCTCGGCCGTCCCGTGCCGGGCCGGACCCGGCTGCGCGCGGTGGACCCGGACACGCTGCGCCCGGTGCCGCGCGGCCGTCCCGGCCTGCTCCTGGTCCGCACGCCCGCCCTCGCCCTGGGCTACATCGGCGAAGTGGACCGCTGGGACGCCAAACGCGTCGGCGACTGGTGGTCCACGGGTGACATGGGCGTCCACCACCGTGACGGCAGCGTCAGCATCCTGGACCGCGCCGCCGACACCCTGCCCGGTATGAGCTGCCTGCGGACCGAGGACGTACTGGAGCAGCGACTTCCGCGGGCTCTGGAATGCGTGATCCTCGGCGCCCCGGACGGCGATCCGCTGCCCGTCGTGGTCACCGCCGACGGCCGACTGGACCCGGACGCCTGGAAACAGGCCACGCACGGACTGCCGACGCTGCGCGACCCGGCCGTTCTCACCTGGGACGAGGTGCCTCGCACCGGCACCGGCAAGGTCCGTCGCGCGGCCCTGGCCCGGCAGCTCACCGGCGCCGCACCCGCCGGCACCGGCCGGTGGACGTGACCGGGTCGCCGTTCGACGCGGCCGACCTGTGCGGGCCGCCGTTCACGGCGGCGGGCTGTCCGGACCGCTCCACGGGGAGAGGAGTCTCACCATGGCACGGCCGGCCTTCCGCCCGGGTGCGCGCCCGCCCCGCAGGGTGCGCGGCGACGGCATCGAGCCCGTCGGCGTCGGCCGCCGGGCCTGTCAGGGCCGTACATGACGACGCCGGGCCGGCCTGTCCGGGCCGCGCTCTGACGAGAGGATCCACACCGTGTCCCAGCCCGCTCCCGCCCGGGAGGGCACCGACCCGATCTTCGGCAACGGCACCGTGCACAGCCGCGACCAGCACCGCTGCCTGGCCGCCGCCTACGACCCGGTGACCCTGCCCCGCCTGGCCGCCGCCGGTGTCGGCCCGGGCTGGCACTGCCTGGAGGTCGGCGCCGGCGGCGGCAGCATCGCACGCTGGCTGGCGGGCCGGGTGGCACCGGGCGGCTCGGTGCTCGCCACCGACCTCGACCCGCGCGACCTGGTACCCGGCCCGGGCTTGGAGGTCGCCGCCCTCGACGTGGCCCGCGACCAGCTTCCGGAGGCGGCCTACGACCTGGTGGTGGCCCGCCTGGTCCTGCAGCACGTGCCCACCCGCGACGCCATCCTGCACAAGCTGGTACGCGCTCTCAAACCCGGCGGCCTGCTGCAGATCGACGAGATCGACGCCTCCTACGAGCCACCGCTGCTGACCCCGGACGCGGAGGCCGAGGCGCTCTATGTCCGGTTCCTGCGGGCCAAGACAGCCGCGCTGCGCGCCGCGGGCGGCGATCCGCACTGGGGACGGAAGGTGCCGGCTGCACTGCGGGAGGCGGGGCTGACGGCCATCGACATCCACCTCCACATCGGCGTACGGCACGCTCAGGACCCCGGCCTCGGACTCCAGTTGAATCACACTCGCAACCTCCGGGACCGACTGACGGAACGGGGCATGACCCAGGAGGACCTGGACCGGGTGGGACGGCTGATGCAGGACCCGTCCTTCCGCGCCGCATCCAGCGTCCTGTACTCGGTGCAGGGCCGCCGGCCCGGCCGGGAGCGATCGTGACGCCGCGCCTGCGCGCCGCGGCCCGGTCGGCCGTCGCCGCCGCGATCGCCGGCCGGCTGCTGCGGCACGCCGCGCCGGACCTGCCGGAGATGAGCGGCCCAGGCCGGGAAAGGCTGCGGTACACCGTCGACTGGGCGGGTCCGGTCGGTGCGGACATGCCGGACGAGCGCGCCGTACAGGCCGCCTGCGGTCTCATGCAGGTCCACGGCCGGGCGACGGGCGGGCCGCTCCCACTGGCCGTCGACTACGCCTCGGTGGTGGCGGGGGTGCTCGCCGCCCAGGGCGCCACCGCTCTCCGCATCGCGCGCGCCCGCGGCCTGGACCTGCGCGAGGTGCGGACCTCGGTGGCTCAGGGAGCGCTGCTGGCGGTCGTCCAGTACCTCGCCGCCGAGACGGCCCGTGACACCTCCGGTTCGCCCGAGCCGGATTCGCCACACCCGCCGTCGGCCGGACCGGATGCGCTGCTGACGGGCGGTCTGGCAACCCTGGAGACGTCCGACGACGCCCGTGTAGAGGTCGAGACCCTCGACCCTCTGGCGTGGCGGGAGTTCTGGGCCCGGCTCGGCGTGGCCCCCCTGCTCGCCGGCCGCGGCTGGCTGCCCTTCCAGCAGCGGTTCGCCACCGCCGACTGCCCGCTGCCCGACGAACTGCGGCAGGCCGCCCGCCGCCGCACGCTGGTGGAGCTGAGGGCCGCCGCGCACCATACCGGCGTGAGCCTCCTCGCGGTCGGCTCCGACCCGGCCCCCGCCGTCCGCCCGGCCGCCTGGTGCCTCACGCCCGGACCGGCACTGGTCCCCGAGGCCCGGTCGCACCCGGACACCGGCGTGCCCGGCCCCCGCCCGGCCGTCCCGGTCTCCGGTGCCGTCCTGCCCCTGACGGGCCTGCGGGTAGTGGAGTCCACCCGCAGGGTGCAGGGCCCGCTCGCCGGACACATCCTGCGGATGCTGGGTGCCGAGGTGGTCCGGATCGAACCGCCCGGCGGCGACCCGATGCGCTGGCTCCCCCCACTGGCAGGAGACTGCTCGGCCCGGTTCTCGGCTCTCAACGCGGGCAAGCCGGTGGTCGAGGCCGACCTCACCGCCGCGCAGGGCCGGGAAACGGTCCGCGCGCTGGCCGCCGAGGCCGACGTCTTCCTGCACAACTGGGCCCCCGGAAAGGCCGCGCGGCTCGGCCTGGACGCGTACGACCTGCTGCACGGCCGCCCCGCCCTGGTGTACGCCTGGGCGTCCGGCTTCGGGGACGCCTTCGGCGACCGGCCACCCCTGGGCACCGACTACCTCGCCCAGGTGCACAGCGGCCTCGCCGCGGCGGTGCGGCCGGCGGACCAGCCTCCGGCGCCCTCCCTGATGACGCTCACCGACGTGCTCGGCGGGCTGGTGTGTGCCCAGGGGGTGCTGGCCGCGCTGGCGGCCCGGGAGACGACGGGCCGGGGCTACCGTGTCGACTCCTCCCTGGTCTCCGCGGCCGCTCTCGTCCCCCGTCCCGCGCGCCGGGTCCGGTGGACGCGGCTGGACCGGCCGCTGCCCACCGCGGACGGTCATCTGTGCCTCGGCCCCGACGCCCGGGCGCGCCCCGAGACGGTGCTCCGCCTCCTGGACCGGGCCGGCCCCACGACCACCGAGGACCTCGCGGCCCGCTTCGCCCGCCGCACCACCGAGGAGTGGACGGCACGGCTGGCCGAGGCCGGTCTGACCGCGACGCCCGTACTCACCGACCTGACAGCTCTGGCCCACGACCCGGCCTTCCGGGCGGCCGTCGCACCACCGGGCCCGGTCACCGGACACGCACGGCCGTACGCCCCCTGGGAGTTCGCATGACAGCCGCCCCCGCGCCCCGGCACCGTACCGCCCCGCCCGCGAGCCGGGGAGAGCATCCGGTGTGGACCTCACGCGCCGGAGTGCGCTTCCCGGACCTGGTGCCTCGCGCACAGCGAAGCGCCTGGGTGACGGCGGGCCTGTGCCCGGACACCGACCTCTACGCACTGTTCACCGGCCGGGTCCGCGAAC
Protein-coding sequences here:
- a CDS encoding DegT/DnrJ/EryC1/StrS family aminotransferase; this encodes MDEVFRSGKFSHGKQVGQFEAALADYTGARHVIGVNSGTDALVLLLRACGVRPGDGVLVPAYSFFATASAVVLAGGTPQFVDIDPETYAMDPAALKAAVTPRSRFVMPVHLFHTMADMAAVTAVARQHGLTVVEDSAEAIGMRRHGVHAGLHGVGGVLSFFPSKTLGALGDAGAVLTDDPEVAATVAALRHHGRTGRTLNNFPAISTESALPGANSKMDDIQAAVLLAKLSLLEKHIVRRAELADAYTARLRDAPGIVRLPRTTAGTPDDRDVYYVYLIETEQRDALVDHLARHGIDTEVYYPVPLPHQPALAHLGHRQGEFPHAEAAARHAVALPFHPDLGPDDLDRVCDTIRSFLAGTRTTA
- a CDS encoding DegT/DnrJ/EryC1/StrS family aminotransferase; translation: MTASLPPAVPFFPPALFEADRPALIGLVREVGLDPEQRFILGRRTAAFEDRLREDLEAADVVACSSGTSALSLVLRAMDVGPGDEVIVPAFGCAPLAASVVDVGATPVFADIRPDTMTMDPDEAERLVTERTKAVMPAHMFSVMADMPRFAELARRHGLRLLEDSAVAQGGVLRGVPAGLWGEAGLYSFVQVKTCGMPGEGGVVVTRDPALGEKVRMLRNHGQYAGRRFVHHTVGLNSRFDEIQAAFQTYRYSSFPARLARRAEIAAYYTERFTPLAGRGVVPPPPDRDGRCFYVYTVLAEDREALGAHLAEWGVATHVYYPCPLPAHRAFAPYAPPGARWPRAEQAARRHLALPVHHLLTDAQVQHVADLVCAFATERS
- a CDS encoding UbiA family prenyltransferase; protein product: MTDSIAAGRPAATVQGHSRLRAYARLGKLDVYDYYLGIFLALTAALFPAGAFTARQALVLAVFLAGEVAILMAMVALDDVTGFRDGSDLANYGPDNPLRSKARKPLVAGALTVPQALRFAWACAAAGAVLWAGAAALAPHHPLWALVTAGALFAVSLQYSYGLKISYHGFQEVFLVALGAVLVIVPYGLVTGGFSGFLMVQAVLFGFGPLMFGVYSNTNDVAGDRAVGRPTVAALVSERGNAVFIAALSVAEFLIGAVASASGVAPWWFVLLMLPATALRARQYLTGFVRGDIMTARRTGFAVHRLSVVLMTVANVVVGTGAAA
- a CDS encoding FAD-dependent oxidoreductase: MKPDLDVAVVGAGIAGLTAAHELRRAGLAVRVYEQLPHVGGRMRSIRQEGWTVDTGAEQVPSRGYRATWELLRRLRVTPADVPRVGGAVAVWRGGRAHLGVGESTAVVTGAGLSARARLDLAAFSAWTGRRRAGFDGDRPEHSPLGAATVREVSARYHRDLHDYLFQPVAGCFFGWDTARSTAAPMVSLLLEAGSPAAWRTYRDGMDFLARRLATGAEVVTDRAVREVTDAGGHAVLRFDDGQVTARAAVLAVPAPVAAALRPDAPADELPFLTSCTFTPMMKVSCLLDRPLAPAARRPVHILLTPAAEEDVLSGVVVEHAKDPGRAPAGRGLVTLVAGPHRVPELLDALPDEAADLLVRAAERYVPGIGDACRHRLVHAFRHGLPEATPQALRERAGFLSRPARAVEYAGDWLMLRPASEGAVRAGALAASRVLSRLGRNTPADPDRSEEIRATA
- a CDS encoding class I adenylate-forming enzyme family protein — translated: MGTLFDEAAAGGARTVVHLDRPFDIAPRAGTRWTVTELAGLVRATAARLADAGVGPGDRVAIVKDNHWDYDLLACAMVRLGAVPALLSARLDTADLVTLLERLRPAALVTTSEVLARCRDTAAGEPARILVTVDSAAPDAVHLAALDASRPREPVRRHDDEPLVIHHTSGTTGVPKLVVHSTRTLVHKLARFEAVRYPGIGIRPDDVLANASAYGHGRTFCWTAVVVSLAPAGILILTGDDPETADPLLRAHPPTVVEALPASYIRLRQLTTRLDNPFRHVRLYISTYDAVHPPALRAYLTASRRARPLWMQGWGQTETGPLTFRFHTRRSTLESDAETTARRLGRPVPGRTRLRAVDPDTLRPVPRGRPGLLLVRTPALALGYIGEVDRWDAKRVGDWWSTGDMGVHHRDGSVSILDRAADTLPGMSCLRTEDVLEQRLPRALECVILGAPDGDPLPVVVTADGRLDPDAWKQATHGLPTLRDPAVLTWDEVPRTGTGKVRRAALARQLTGAAPAGTGRWT
- a CDS encoding class I SAM-dependent methyltransferase — translated: MSQPAPAREGTDPIFGNGTVHSRDQHRCLAAAYDPVTLPRLAAAGVGPGWHCLEVGAGGGSIARWLAGRVAPGGSVLATDLDPRDLVPGPGLEVAALDVARDQLPEAAYDLVVARLVLQHVPTRDAILHKLVRALKPGGLLQIDEIDASYEPPLLTPDAEAEALYVRFLRAKTAALRAAGGDPHWGRKVPAALREAGLTAIDIHLHIGVRHAQDPGLGLQLNHTRNLRDRLTERGMTQEDLDRVGRLMQDPSFRAASSVLYSVQGRRPGRERS
- a CDS encoding CoA transferase — encoded protein: MTPRLRAAARSAVAAAIAGRLLRHAAPDLPEMSGPGRERLRYTVDWAGPVGADMPDERAVQAACGLMQVHGRATGGPLPLAVDYASVVAGVLAAQGATALRIARARGLDLREVRTSVAQGALLAVVQYLAAETARDTSGSPEPDSPHPPSAGPDALLTGGLATLETSDDARVEVETLDPLAWREFWARLGVAPLLAGRGWLPFQQRFATADCPLPDELRQAARRRTLVELRAAAHHTGVSLLAVGSDPAPAVRPAAWCLTPGPALVPEARSHPDTGVPGPRPAVPVSGAVLPLTGLRVVESTRRVQGPLAGHILRMLGAEVVRIEPPGGDPMRWLPPLAGDCSARFSALNAGKPVVEADLTAAQGRETVRALAAEADVFLHNWAPGKAARLGLDAYDLLHGRPALVYAWASGFGDAFGDRPPLGTDYLAQVHSGLAAAVRPADQPPAPSLMTLTDVLGGLVCAQGVLAALAARETTGRGYRVDSSLVSAAALVPRPARRVRWTRLDRPLPTADGHLCLGPDARARPETVLRLLDRAGPTTTEDLAARFARRTTEEWTARLAEAGLTATPVLTDLTALAHDPAFRAAVAPPGPVTGHARPYAPWEFA